The Actinoplanes sp. N902-109 genomic interval CGGCCCCGCCAGCGTCGGCTCAGGCCGACAGCTTGGCGCGGCCCTTGGAACGGCGACCCGACAGGATCGCGCGGCCGGCACGGGTGCGCATGCGCAGCCGGA includes:
- the rpmH gene encoding 50S ribosomal protein L34 is translated as MSKRTYQPNNRRRAKTHGFRLRMRTRAGRAILSGRRSKGRAKLSA